From Glycine max cultivar Williams 82 chromosome 11, Glycine_max_v4.0, whole genome shotgun sequence, the proteins below share one genomic window:
- the LOC100807340 gene encoding uncharacterized protein yields MRKIYLKNLSLLTTFLSPLRLQLLTHQFQVAEMNGGAFDFIEENGNGSDSDSNSDDAPEYYQPISAVEDSGSSDDEHDGEFGHLPNGFAAHGVVENGISSLDLNDITEKSSSDEEEEEEEERIRELFERSSREDENRRNAPLTAENATRVMEAMRGVSFAGVVPDWAGRDADDRWIDQLRRLRQSSNT; encoded by the exons AtgcgaaaaatatatttaaaaaatctttcgTTACTTACAACATTTCTTTCTCCTCTTCGTCTTCAACTCTTAACTCATCAGTTTCAAGTCGCAGAAATGAACGGTGGCGCCTTTGATTTTATCGAAG AAAACGGAAACGGGAGCGACTCGGACTCGAATTCTGATGACGCGCCGGAGTACTACCAGCCGATCTCCGCCGTGGAAGACAGTGGGAGTTCGGACGACGAGCACGACGGTGAATTCGGACACCTCCCGAACGGTTTTGCCGCGCACGGCGTGGTGGAGAACGGGATCTCGTCTCTGGATCTGAACGACATTACAGAGAAGAGCAGCAGCGACgaggaggaagaagaggaggaggagaggaTCAGAGAGTTGTTCGAGAGATCGTCGAGAGAAGACGAGAACCGGCGGAATGCACCACTGACGGCGGAGAACGCGACGAGAGTTATGGAGGCGATGCGCGGAGTGTCCTTCGCCGGAGTGGTTCCCGATTGGGCTGGTCGAGATGCTGATGATCGATGGATTGATCAGCTTCGCAGATTGAGACAATCGTCGAACACTTGA
- the LOC100782227 gene encoding malonyl CoA-acyl carrier protein transacylase-like, producing MQCLPSDSLLLQPAIYVTSLAAVELLRARDGGQQIIDSVDVTCGLSLGEYTALAFAGAFSFEDGLKLVKLRGEAMQDAANAAKSAMVSVIGLDSEKVQQLCDAANQEVPEAEKVQIANYLCPGNYAVSGGLKGVEVLESKAKSFKARMTVHLAVAGAFHTSFMKPAVSRLEAALATTEIRTPRIPVISNVNAQPHTDPDSIKKILACQVTSPVQWETTVQTLLTKGLKKSYELGPGKVIAGIIKRTDKGSVCHFAICRAPNIGSCIPKQQNKANREK from the exons ATGCAATGTTTACCATCCGATTCTCTGCTTCTTCAGCCAGCTATTTATGTCACAAGTCTTGCTGCTGTAGAGCTACTTCGTGCGCGTGATGGAGGTCAGCAGATTATTGACTCAGTTGATGTTACATGTGGTTTAAGCCTGGGAGAATATACTGCTCTGGCATTTGCTGGGGCTTTTAG CTTTGAAGATGGACTCAAGTTGGTCAAACTGAGGGGTGAGGCCATGCAG GATGCCGCCAATGCTGCTAAAAGTGCTATGGTTAGTGTGATAGGACTGGACTCAGAGAAGGTCCAACAATTGTGTGATGCAGCCAATCAGGAAGTTCCTGAAGCTGAGAAGGTTCAGATTGCCAATTACCTGTGCCCA GGAAACTATGCTGTCTCTGGGGGATTAAAAGGAGTAGAAGTGCTGGAATCCAAGGCAAAGTCTTTCAAGGCTCGAATGACG GTGCACCTAGCTGTTGCTGGTGCTTTCCACACTAGTTTTATGAAACCAGCTGTGTCAAGGTTGGAAGCAGCATTGGCAACAACAGAAATCAGAACCCCAAGAATACCAGTCATCTCCAATGTGAATGCACAGCCACATACAGATCCTGACTCAATAAAGAAGATATTGGCATGCCAG GTTACCTCACCTGTTCAATGGGAAACAACAGTGCAGACTCTTCTAACCAAGGGTCTGAAGAAAAGCTATGAACTCGGACCCGGAAAG GTTATTGCTGGAATCATCAAAAGAACGGACAAAGGTTCTGTTTGCCATTTTGCAATTTGCAGAGCTCCAAACATCGGTTCATGCATTCCAAAGCAGCAAAACAAAGCAAACAGAGAAAAGTAA
- the LOC100782761 gene encoding probable protein phosphatase 2C 26 isoform X1 has protein sequence MAIPMLRAAMISHSTSKKLNTGGEDAFLVSNYNGGVIAVAVSGWAEEDVDPSLFPRELLANASNFVGDEEQVNYDPQILIRKSHAATSSRGSATVIVAMLEKNGTLKIANVGD, from the exons ATGGCAATTCCCATGTTGAGGGCTGCAATGATTTCTCATTCCACATCCAAAAAG ctTAACACCGGTGGGGAAGATGCTTTCCTTGTGAGCAACTATAATGGGGGAGTTATTGCTGTTGCTGTCTCTGG TTGGGCTGAGGAGGACGTGGATCCATCGTTGTTCCCTCGTGAATTGCTTGCTAATGCTTCCAATTTTGTAGGAGATGAGGAG CAGGTGAACTATGATCCTCAGATTCTTATTAGGAAATCACATGCCGCTACTTCCTCCAGAGGCTCAGCTACTGT CATCGTTGCTATGCTGGAGAAGAATGGGACTCTGAAGATTGCTAATGTTGGGGATTGA
- the LOC100782761 gene encoding probable protein phosphatase 2C 26 isoform X2 — translation MAIPMLRAAMISHSTSKKLNTGGEDAFLVSNYNGGVIAVAVSGWAEEDVDPSLFPRELLANASNFVGDEEVNYDPQILIRKSHAATSSRGSATVIVAMLEKNGTLKIANVGD, via the exons ATGGCAATTCCCATGTTGAGGGCTGCAATGATTTCTCATTCCACATCCAAAAAG ctTAACACCGGTGGGGAAGATGCTTTCCTTGTGAGCAACTATAATGGGGGAGTTATTGCTGTTGCTGTCTCTGG TTGGGCTGAGGAGGACGTGGATCCATCGTTGTTCCCTCGTGAATTGCTTGCTAATGCTTCCAATTTTGTAGGAGATGAGGAG GTGAACTATGATCCTCAGATTCTTATTAGGAAATCACATGCCGCTACTTCCTCCAGAGGCTCAGCTACTGT CATCGTTGCTATGCTGGAGAAGAATGGGACTCTGAAGATTGCTAATGTTGGGGATTGA
- the LOC102670202 gene encoding protein MAIN-LIKE 1-like — translation MARTRGLGRVIGRLVGRDRQDDHDAADVPERRRPTASARRQRVHQTTADARDMTEDIANMTNDVPDVAAEALEMRADIQGADGAEGSDADDAAEGFLGGPCDPLVLASFADHVAHAVWSGQEHPYLKLVSHGRKVTLIERSVPEIEGLVAATRLSPLIDCSVIIGDPGLISAFVERWHGETSTFHLPEARFLLTELLEVSAEEARAETALTRGAYVQLGWSATYVHVVHLDAFRDLAQSGGYAWGVAALVHMYDQLDEACRTTTRQLAGYLMLLQCMTDDTYQETSPRASRWLTSKAHMKGITGAPYRARCDGLTITDVSWLLYMEHRGVRAFQEIASFQGQLRWGPMMVTARPERVV, via the exons ATGGctagaacacgaggtttaggtcgtgtCATTGGTAGACTTGTAGGCAGAGATAGACAAGATGATCATGATGCAGCTGATGTTcccgagaggcgtaggcctactgcctcaGCCCGTAGGCAACGGGTTCATCAGACGACTGCGGATGCACGTGATATGACTGAGGACATTGCTAACATGACTAACGATGTCCCTGATGTGGCTGCGGAGGCACTTGAGATGCGTGCGGACATACAGGGTGCTGATGGTGCTGAGGGGTCTGATGCTGATGATGCTGCTGAGGGATTCCTTGGTGGGCCATGTGACCCGTTAGTGCTGGCATCATTTGCGGACCACGTTGCACATGCTGTTtggagtggacag gaacaTCCTTatttgaagttagtgtcacatgggaggaaggtgacaCTGATTGAGAGGtcagtgcctgagattgaaggcctggTGGCTGCCACAAGATTAAGTCCACTGATTGATTGTTCAGTTATTATTGGCGATCCTGGACTGATATCCGCATTCGTGGAGAGGTGGCACGGTGAGactagcaccttccaccttccg GAGGCCAGATTTTTGCTGACAGAGTTGCTCGAGGTGTCTGCCGAGGAGGCCAGAGCCGAGACAGCACTGACACGTGGGGCATATGTACAACTTGGATGG agtgcaacatacgtgcatgtggtTCACCTTGACGCTTTTCGGGACCTCGCTCAGAGCGGTGGTTACGCTTGGGGAGTTGCcgcgctggttcatatgtatgaccagttagatgaggcttgtaGGACCACCACCCGACAACTTGCGGGGTACTTGATGCTACTACAG TGCATGACAGATGATACAtaccaggagacgtccccacgtgcttcccgGTGGTTGACGTCGAAGGCGCACATGAAGGGAATCACAGGAGCACCTtacagggcacgttgtgatggtttgaccatcacagatgtgtcctggttgCTGTACATGGAGCATCGGGGGGTTAGGGCCTTTCAGGAGATTGCATCATTCCAGGGTCAGCTGAGATGGGGTCCTATGATGGTCACAGCtcgaccggagagggtggtTTGA